A single window of Bombus pascuorum chromosome 1, iyBomPasc1.1, whole genome shotgun sequence DNA harbors:
- the LOC132911715 gene encoding A disintegrin and metalloproteinase with thrombospondin motifs 10-like isoform X4, with translation MLRGDDGEFWLEPVAVSPEEEQVRLEVRLEDAGAEGRTTAGLYRNSVLGRPHLVFRRSVKQPQLEIGAAGRTRRRRKKKRKLERNCGTREPRRLTETRLEWQTQPGLVQVQGRGRRKHHQTKRWQRAKRSISRPRHVEALVVADTTMMAFHQDGDVETYLLTIMNMVSSLYLDPTIGNFINVVVVRIILVEEDDAEVRANYAGDQGLDITVNADRTLYNFCKWQQKLNPADDSHPNHHDVAILVTREDICSRANTPCSTLGVAHVAGMCQPDRSCSVNEDNGITLAHTITHELGHNFGMYHDTEKIGCSKRDGDTLHVMTPTFEVDTIGVAWSRCSRRDITNFLDQGKGECLEDEPADNDYSYPELPPGAMYNAEHQCRLQFGVREASVCSPLQEICSKLWCIVDGTCTTMLHPAAPGTHCGKHMWCQNQECVPIVDKPRQIDGGWGEWGSWSECSRTCGAGVSIVERKCDHPEPAHGGKFCIGERRRYKICNTDPCPEETASFRAVQCSHYDGKEYKGKNYTWLPYFDQTEPCELYCTDTEESVIVPWGEAALDGTPCNVGTRDMCIAGICRKVGCDWTVDSDATEDRCGICHGDGTQCETTGGIYDKNDGPGYKEVVVVPNGSRNIKIEEIGNSKNYIGIGVPNSDKYFLNGKRQITLAGEYQVAGTPALYERDRDREKVRIPGPIKEDIAVYLISRGHYRNFGLRYEYTVPKKEPDRAPEYSWVFSDWSLCTATCGGGTQTSKALCNEKKSGVVEDHFCEGIEKPESILRECNLNPCPARWWIGPWQMCPVSCGEGALRKRSVMCVSSGVGPDRSDLALPDRDCNRDVRPEEVSPCLNLPPCSSTEPPLIVYADNKDASFYNVSSNDQNGITIVDSLTTEEPEILEFDNVVDENPDNSMYNTKSKWIVSKWSHCTNGKRTRKVTCSMQGDCNPENKPATIELCQGGRWITGKWESCNASCLVRVGVKRREVECRDRITELLSDDCNPERKPIDTRRCYHRRQCANDKSECKDTIVPASTCASYRRMCDVSLIVQDKCCATCFKKRRHSRRDRRHIPDH, from the exons AGCCGAGGCGGCTGACGGAAACACGGCTCGAATGGCAAACGCAACCAGGACTGGTACAGGTTCAAGGACGAGGCCGAAGAAAACATCATCAGACGAAACGATGGCAACGTGCCAAGAGATCGATCAGCCGACCGCGTCACGTCGAGGCTCTCGTTGTCGCTGACACGACGATGATGGCTTTTCATCAGGACGGCGACGTTGAGACGTATCTGCTGACCATCATGAACATGGTGTCCTCCCTCTACCTCGATCCTACCATAGGGAATTTCATTAACGTCGTCGTGGTCAGGATTATCCTTGTCGAGGAGGACGACGCGGAAGTACGTGCGAATTACGCCGGTGAT CAAGGACTGGACATCACGGTGAACGCGGACAGGACGCTGTACAATTTCTGCAAATGGCAACAGAAACTGAATCCGGCGGACGACTCGCATCCGAATCACCACGACGTGGCGATTCTGGTGACGAGGGAGGACATCTGCTCGAGAGCGAACACGCCGTGTAGTACTCTGGGAGTGGCTCACGTAGCCGGCATGTGCCAGCCGGACCGCAGCTGCAGCGTCAACGAAGACAATGGAATCACGCTCGCGCACACCATCACCCACGAATTGGGACACAA CTTTGGCATGTACCACGATACGGAAAAAATCGGCTGCAGCAAGCGAGACGGTGACACCCTGCACGTGATGACGCCGACTTTCGAGGTGGACACCATCGGCGTCGCTTGGTCCAGATGCTCTAGAAGGGACATTACCAATTTTTTGga TCAAGGGAAAGGCGAATGTTTGGAAGACGAACCGGCAGACAATGATTATTCGTATCCAGAGTTACCGCCTGGCGCGATGTATAACGCGGAGCACCAATGCAGGCTTCAGTTCGGCGTCAGGGAAGCTTCCGTTTGCTCGCCCTTGCAGGAG ATCTGTTCTAAATTATGGTGCATCGTCGATGGCACTTGCACCACCATGCTTCATCCGGCCGCCCCGGGGACACACTGTGGCAAACACATG TGGTGTCAGAACCAGGAATGCGTGCCAATTGTGGACAAACCGCGTCAAATTGACGGCGGATGGGGCGAGTGGGGTTCTTGGAGCGAGTGTTCGAGAACCTGTGGTGCGGGCGTTTCGATCGTCGAGCGGAAATGCGACCATCCGGAACCAGCGCACGGTGGAAAATTCTGCATCGGAGAAAGACGTCGATATAAAATCTGCAACACCGATCCATGCCCGGAAGAAACGGCCAGTTTCAGAGCAGTTCAGTGCAGCCATTACGACGGCAAAGAATACAAAGGGAAGAATTACACTTGGCTGCCGTATTTCGATCAGA CGGAACCCTGCGAGCTATATTGCACCGACACAGAGGAAAGCGTGATCGTTCCATGGGGTGAAGCCGCTCTCGATGGCACACCCTGTAACGTTGGTACCAGAGACATGTGCATTGCTGGAATCTGTCGA AAAGTTGGCTGTGATTGGACGGTCGATTCAGATGCCACGGAAGATCGTTGTGGAATCTGCCATGGTGATGGAACTCAATGCGAAACAACAGGCGGAATTTACGACAAAAACGACGGTCCGGGATACAAGGAAGTCGTCGTTGTCCCCAATGGatcgagaaatataaaaatcgaagaaattggaaacagcaaaaattatatcggaATAGGTGTGCCAAATTCCGacaaatatttccttaatggAAAACG GCAGATCACTTTAGCAGGGGAATACCAAGTCGCCGGAACTCCAGCTCTGTACGAGCGCGATCGCGACAGAGAAAAGGTCAGAATTCCTGGCCCGATCAAAGAGGACATCGCAGTCTAT TTGATTTCCAGAGGACATTATCGGAATTTCGGGCTGCGATACGAGTACACAGTGCCGAAAAAGGAGCCTGATCGGGCACCGGAATACTCGTGGGTATTTTCCGATTGGTCACTGTGCACGGCCACTTGCGGCGGTGGCACGCAAACCTCCAAAGCACTCTGCAACGAGAAGAAGAGCGGGGTCGTCGAGGACCACTTTTGCGAGGGCATTGAAAAGCCGGAATCGATTTTGCGAGAATGCAATCTGAATCCATGCCCAGCCAG ATGGTGGATCGGCCCATGGCAAATGTGCCCGGTATCGTGCGGAGAGGGTGCTCTTCGAAAACGATCGGTGATGTGTGTTTCTTCGGGAGTGGGACCCGATAGATCGGATTTGGCTCTGCCCGATCGAGACTGTAACCGGGACGTGAGACCCGAAGAGGTCAGCCCGTGTCTAAACTTACCCCCTTGCAGCTCGACCGAACCACCATTGATCGTCTACGCGGACAACAAGGATGCCTCTTTCTATAACGTGAGCTCGAACGATCAAAATGGAATCACGATCGTTGATAGTCTTACTACCGAGGAGCCAGAAATCCTCGAATTCGACAATGTGGTTGATGAAAATCCAGATAATTCCATGTATAATACCAAGTCAAAGTGGATCGTCTCGAAATGGAGTCATTGTACGAATGGTAAGAGAACTAGGAAGGTGACCTGCTCGATGCAAGGAGACTGTAATCCAGAAAACAAGCCAGCCACCATCGAACTTTGCCAAGGTGGCAGATGGATCACTG GAAAATGGGAATCCTGCAACGCGAGCTGCCTCGTGAGAGTCGGCGTTAAGCGAAGGGAAGTCGAGTGTCGTGATCGTATAACAGAATTACTGTCCGACGATTGCAACCCCGAGAGAAAGCCGATCGATACGAGGCGTTGTTATCATAGGCGGCAATGCGCGAACGATAAATCTG AGTGTAAGGATACTATTGTACCAGCCTCAACGTGCGCGTCGTATAGGCGCATGTGCGATGTATCATTGATCGTGCAGGACAAATGCTGTGCCACATGTTTCAAAAAGCGAAGACACAGTCGTCGAGACAGAAGACACATTCCCGATCATTGA
- the LOC132911936 gene encoding branched-chain-amino-acid aminotransferase, cytosolic isoform X2 yields MLKIFYHETLGGWQIPEITPLEKLVLHPASKVLHYAVELFEGLKAYRGVDGKIRIFRPELNMERMNNSATRIGLPTFVGEELIKCCCRLISIDQEWVPHSTASSLYIRPTLIGIDPTLGVASSESALLYIILSPVGSYFNKTKENTGISLLADPQYTRAWPGGCGSYKVGSNYGPTIYVQKEAIEKGLQQVLWLHGEDNEVTEAGTMNIFMFFINDDGEKELITPPLTSDLILPGITRNSILALAREWNQFKVSERKFCMNEVCQLLSEKRLLEIFGAGTACVISPVSHIEYVGQPLHIPTTEHSNPVYKMFLKHLSDIQYGIIPDHPWVIPIE; encoded by the exons atgttaaaaatattttatcatgaaACATTAGGAGGATGGCAAATACCAGAAATTACACCTCTTGAAAAGTTAGTTCTCCATCCAGCATCAAAAGTTCTTCACTATGCTGTAGAG TTGTTTGAAGGTCTAAAAGCTTATAGAGGAGTAGATGGGAAGATAAGAATATTTCGACCAGAACTAAATATGGAACGGATGAACAATTCAGCAACGAGGATTGGCTTGCCCACATTCGTAGgagaagaattaattaaatgttgcTGTAGATTAATTAGTATTGATCAAGAATGGGTACCTCATTCTACTGCTTCTAGTCTATATATACGCCCAACACTTATAGGAATAGAT CCCACACTCGGTGTTGCATCTTCAGAATCTGCTTTGctctatattattttgtcacCTGTTGGCTcttattttaacaaaacaaaagaaaatactgGCATTTCTTTACTGGCTGATCCCCAATATACAAGAGCATGGCCAGGCGGTTGTGGTAGCTACAAAGTAGGTAGCAATTATGGGCctactatatatgtacaaaaagAAGCTATAGAGAAGGGTTTGCAACAAGTATTATGGCTTCATGGAGAAGATAATGAAGTAACTGAGGCCGGGACTATGAACATTTTCATGTTCTTTATAAATGATGATGGTG aaaaagaattaataacaCCACCTTTAACAAGTGATTTAATTCTTCCTGGTATTAcaagaaattctattttagCATTAGCCAGAGAATGGAATCAATTTAAAGTCAGTGAAAGGAAATTTTGTATGAATGAAGTTTGTCAGTTACTTTCAGAAAAGAGA ttgttggaaatatttgGAGCAGGAACAGCTTGCGTAATTAGTCCTGTATCTCACATAGAATATGTTGGACAACCATTGCATATACCAACGACGGAGCACTCTAATCCTGTTTacaaaatgtttcttaaaCATTTATCTGATATACAATATGGTATTATACCGGATCACCCTTGGGTGATACCTATCGAATGA
- the LOC132911936 gene encoding branched-chain-amino-acid aminotransferase, cytosolic isoform X1, protein MVQLRRQILSCGGILNQFQFNIKRNSSSLQIRDKKVIQPERSFKYADLTVRLAGPDQLQPKPDVSALAFGKYFTDHMLKIFYHETLGGWQIPEITPLEKLVLHPASKVLHYAVELFEGLKAYRGVDGKIRIFRPELNMERMNNSATRIGLPTFVGEELIKCCCRLISIDQEWVPHSTASSLYIRPTLIGIDPTLGVASSESALLYIILSPVGSYFNKTKENTGISLLADPQYTRAWPGGCGSYKVGSNYGPTIYVQKEAIEKGLQQVLWLHGEDNEVTEAGTMNIFMFFINDDGEKELITPPLTSDLILPGITRNSILALAREWNQFKVSERKFCMNEVCQLLSEKRLLEIFGAGTACVISPVSHIEYVGQPLHIPTTEHSNPVYKMFLKHLSDIQYGIIPDHPWVIPIE, encoded by the exons ATGGTTCAATTGCGACGTCag attTTATCTTGTGGGGGCATCCtgaatcaatttcaatttaatatcaaacGAAATTCATCATCTTTacaaattagagataaaaaagtaatacaaCCAGAACGATCTTTTAAG TATGCAGATCTAACAGTCCGTCTTGCAGGACCAGACCAATTACAACCAAAGCCAGATGTCAGTGCTTTAGCATttggtaaatattttacagatcacatgttaaaaatattttatcatgaaACATTAGGAGGATGGCAAATACCAGAAATTACACCTCTTGAAAAGTTAGTTCTCCATCCAGCATCAAAAGTTCTTCACTATGCTGTAGAG TTGTTTGAAGGTCTAAAAGCTTATAGAGGAGTAGATGGGAAGATAAGAATATTTCGACCAGAACTAAATATGGAACGGATGAACAATTCAGCAACGAGGATTGGCTTGCCCACATTCGTAGgagaagaattaattaaatgttgcTGTAGATTAATTAGTATTGATCAAGAATGGGTACCTCATTCTACTGCTTCTAGTCTATATATACGCCCAACACTTATAGGAATAGAT CCCACACTCGGTGTTGCATCTTCAGAATCTGCTTTGctctatattattttgtcacCTGTTGGCTcttattttaacaaaacaaaagaaaatactgGCATTTCTTTACTGGCTGATCCCCAATATACAAGAGCATGGCCAGGCGGTTGTGGTAGCTACAAAGTAGGTAGCAATTATGGGCctactatatatgtacaaaaagAAGCTATAGAGAAGGGTTTGCAACAAGTATTATGGCTTCATGGAGAAGATAATGAAGTAACTGAGGCCGGGACTATGAACATTTTCATGTTCTTTATAAATGATGATGGTG aaaaagaattaataacaCCACCTTTAACAAGTGATTTAATTCTTCCTGGTATTAcaagaaattctattttagCATTAGCCAGAGAATGGAATCAATTTAAAGTCAGTGAAAGGAAATTTTGTATGAATGAAGTTTGTCAGTTACTTTCAGAAAAGAGA ttgttggaaatatttgGAGCAGGAACAGCTTGCGTAATTAGTCCTGTATCTCACATAGAATATGTTGGACAACCATTGCATATACCAACGACGGAGCACTCTAATCCTGTTTacaaaatgtttcttaaaCATTTATCTGATATACAATATGGTATTATACCGGATCACCCTTGGGTGATACCTATCGAATGA